In a genomic window of Pontibacter liquoris:
- a CDS encoding cation-translocating P-type ATPase, with protein sequence MSANNFNIRGLSQAQVAAAREKYGPNTLTYKKESGFLDALKSLIKEPMVLLLFVAAFIYYLSGKPGDALFLAAAIVLVAAISLYQDTKSRHALEKLKAFTQPTCHVIRDGQVTEIKSAELVVGDSLMVEEGTLIAADGTIVHSNDFSVNEAILTGESLAVSKDATTEDHYIYQGTTVASGLALATVLAVGNETRLGKIGKSLESITEEKTPLEQQITNFVKKMVVAGAVIFFIVWGINYVMSYHLLDSLLKALTLAMSILPEEIPVAFTTFMALGAWRLMKMGIIVKQMKTVETLGSATVICTDKTGTITENKMSLARLFALASQRITSPEEAWNEAEHELVRLAMWASEPVPFDPMEVALHQAYANLQSADERPYYKMVHEYPLGGKPPMMTHVFEDEASHRIIAAKGAPETLLQICELTPAEKQQTEAALLALATEGFRVLGVGEAAFTSNDFPEQQQQLPFSFKGLVAFYDPPKKNIHAVLENFYTAGIIVKIVTGDNAATTMAIARQIGFRGYEKSITGEELMRLPEPELQQRVMEVNVFTRMFPDAKLKIINALKADQQIVAMTGDGVNDGPALKAAHIGIAMGKKGTELAKQAASLVLMEDDLSKMVEAVAMGRRIYTNLKKAIQYIISIHIPIILTVFLPLALGWVYPNLFSPIHIIFLELIMGPTCSIIYENEPMEKNIMLQKPRPFTTTFFNWKELTTSIVQGLMITAGTLTIYQYAVQQGFGESLTRTMVFTALITANIFLTLVNRSFYYSVLTSLKYKNNLVPLIISLTIAITGLLVYVRPLANFFGFVALPLSQLSTSLLIGFLSVIWYEAVKWRKRLHSRQANAIISQPARSQT encoded by the coding sequence ATGTCTGCAAACAATTTTAATATACGGGGTTTAAGTCAGGCGCAGGTGGCGGCAGCAAGGGAAAAGTATGGCCCCAATACATTAACTTATAAAAAAGAAAGTGGCTTTCTGGATGCTCTCAAAAGCCTGATCAAGGAGCCGATGGTGCTCCTATTATTTGTAGCGGCTTTTATTTATTACCTCAGCGGCAAACCCGGCGATGCCCTTTTTCTGGCGGCAGCTATAGTGCTGGTAGCCGCTATTTCGCTGTACCAGGATACGAAAAGCCGGCACGCATTAGAAAAGCTGAAAGCTTTTACCCAACCTACCTGTCATGTGATTCGGGATGGCCAGGTAACTGAGATCAAAAGCGCGGAGTTGGTTGTTGGTGATAGTTTGATGGTGGAGGAAGGCACCTTGATTGCCGCCGACGGTACAATTGTGCACTCCAATGACTTTTCCGTGAACGAGGCTATCCTCACAGGGGAATCCCTGGCCGTTTCCAAAGATGCGACAACAGAAGATCATTATATTTACCAGGGCACCACCGTAGCCAGCGGACTGGCCCTTGCCACGGTTTTGGCTGTAGGAAATGAAACCAGATTAGGGAAGATCGGCAAAAGCCTGGAAAGTATAACGGAAGAAAAAACACCGCTGGAGCAGCAGATCACCAACTTTGTGAAGAAAATGGTGGTGGCAGGCGCAGTCATCTTCTTTATCGTATGGGGCATCAATTATGTAATGTCCTACCACTTGCTGGATAGTTTACTTAAGGCCCTGACCCTGGCGATGAGCATCCTTCCGGAAGAAATTCCAGTGGCGTTTACCACCTTTATGGCGCTTGGAGCGTGGCGCCTGATGAAAATGGGCATCATTGTAAAACAGATGAAAACGGTAGAGACCCTGGGCAGCGCTACGGTGATCTGCACCGATAAGACCGGTACCATCACGGAAAACAAAATGAGCCTGGCCCGGCTTTTTGCACTCGCCTCTCAAAGGATCACATCGCCGGAAGAAGCATGGAATGAAGCGGAACATGAATTGGTCCGGTTGGCTATGTGGGCCAGCGAGCCCGTGCCTTTCGACCCCATGGAAGTGGCCCTGCACCAGGCTTATGCCAACCTGCAAAGCGCGGATGAAAGGCCATACTATAAAATGGTACACGAATACCCGCTGGGAGGTAAGCCTCCCATGATGACACATGTGTTCGAAGATGAAGCAAGCCACCGCATTATAGCGGCTAAAGGCGCACCTGAGACTTTACTGCAGATCTGTGAACTTACGCCTGCCGAAAAACAACAGACAGAGGCGGCCCTGCTGGCGCTGGCTACGGAAGGCTTCCGAGTTTTAGGTGTGGGAGAAGCAGCTTTTACTAGCAACGACTTTCCGGAACAGCAGCAGCAACTGCCGTTTTCATTTAAAGGGCTAGTGGCTTTTTATGATCCGCCAAAAAAGAACATCCATGCGGTGTTAGAAAATTTTTATACAGCAGGAATCATCGTAAAAATAGTAACCGGCGATAATGCAGCAACGACGATGGCCATTGCCCGCCAGATCGGTTTCCGGGGATATGAGAAAAGCATTACGGGAGAGGAGCTGATGCGCTTACCCGAACCGGAATTACAGCAAAGGGTGATGGAGGTAAATGTGTTTACCCGCATGTTTCCGGATGCCAAACTAAAGATCATTAATGCCCTGAAAGCCGATCAACAGATCGTGGCTATGACGGGAGACGGCGTAAACGATGGACCGGCACTGAAAGCGGCCCATATCGGTATAGCCATGGGCAAGAAAGGAACAGAGCTGGCCAAACAAGCCGCTTCGCTAGTATTGATGGAAGACGACCTGTCCAAAATGGTGGAAGCCGTGGCTATGGGCAGGCGCATCTACACCAATCTAAAAAAAGCCATTCAATATATTATCTCCATCCATATTCCCATTATCCTGACGGTCTTTCTGCCGCTGGCTCTGGGCTGGGTGTATCCTAACCTCTTCTCGCCTATTCATATTATTTTTCTGGAGCTGATCATGGGCCCGACTTGCTCCATCATCTATGAAAACGAACCGATGGAGAAGAACATCATGCTTCAGAAACCGCGGCCATTTACCACCACCTTTTTTAACTGGAAGGAGCTGACAACAAGTATAGTGCAGGGGTTGATGATCACGGCCGGAACGCTCACAATTTACCAATATGCCGTACAGCAAGGCTTTGGCGAGTCGCTGACCCGCACCATGGTATTCACAGCGCTGATCACAGCGAACATTTTTCTTACGCTCGTGAACCGCTCCTTTTACTACTCTGTACTCACCTCACTGAAATATAAAAATAACCTCGTACCGCTTATTATCAGCTTAACCATCGCTATTACAGGCTTACTGGTATATGTAAGACCACTTGCGAATTTCTTCGGATTTGTGGCATTACCCTTGTCGCAACTAAGTACCAGTTTGCTGATCGGTTTTCTGTCAGTGATCTGGTATGAAGCGGTGAAATGGCGCAAAAGGCTACATAGCAGGCAGGCAAATGCCATCATCTCGCAGCCAGCAAGGTCACAGACCTAA